One Thermodesulfobacteriota bacterium DNA segment encodes these proteins:
- a CDS encoding ABC transporter ATP-binding protein, whose amino-acid sequence MHELKDEKKLKREFVLDLLRPYKAHIALLLFLLFLASAFEGVSIGMLVPLLAGIQQIKNYDQLPEALRSLIEIFSAYPIETQILLSLTFVVGGVVLKNIVLGVSQYLAYWLTARLIANLRTRVVNSLVHAGMGFYNTVKTGDLVERTIYNTVLTDDLIKKIVEMAGYVMSCIILLVLLVIFSWKLTLVSIVLAAVIAYAVSIYIRRLSMYGRRLVDTGRDLTSSLHETLSGIQVIKSFTKEGEQIAKLNKYIESHARHQLNVNFTTFMVHVVTEAFGVIAIGVLFLIAIKSSAMDYRLVLTQILPFIYIIARILPVLKLMNQTRGIIVSRLPAFDTVFDLVRTDNKPQITDGELVYSGLKDGITFDSVTFSYNEGERAALSETNFFIPKGETTAIVGKSGAGKSTVINLLLRFYDPQSGRILIDGKPLPDYEVESYLRHVGMVSQDTFIFNDTVRNNIAFGLTGDYTDDIIVDAAKRAGADEFISALPEGYDTMLGERGIRLSGGQRQRISIARATLKNPEILILDEATSSLDTATEQLIHRAITELSRNRTVIIIAHRFSTIKNADQIIVLKDGRVVESGGESELMKLKGEFYRLATTGS is encoded by the coding sequence ATGCATGAATTGAAAGACGAAAAGAAACTAAAAAGGGAGTTCGTGCTCGACCTCCTTCGTCCGTATAAAGCTCATATCGCGCTCCTGCTTTTCCTTCTGTTCCTGGCGTCAGCGTTCGAGGGCGTATCGATAGGCATGCTCGTTCCGCTCCTCGCCGGGATACAGCAGATAAAGAACTACGACCAGCTGCCGGAGGCGCTCCGCTCGCTGATAGAAATATTCTCGGCATACCCCATCGAAACCCAGATACTGCTCTCCCTCACCTTCGTCGTGGGCGGGGTAGTCCTGAAGAACATAGTCCTCGGAGTCTCCCAGTACCTGGCCTACTGGCTCACCGCGAGGCTCATAGCGAACCTCCGGACGAGGGTCGTGAACTCGCTCGTACACGCCGGTATGGGATTTTACAACACCGTGAAAACGGGCGACCTCGTCGAGAGGACGATTTACAATACCGTCCTCACCGACGACCTCATAAAAAAGATTGTCGAAATGGCCGGGTACGTGATGTCGTGCATCATCCTCCTCGTCCTTCTCGTCATATTCTCGTGGAAGCTGACCCTGGTCTCGATAGTCCTCGCGGCGGTCATAGCATACGCGGTCTCGATATACATAAGGCGGCTTTCGATGTACGGCCGGCGGCTCGTGGATACCGGCAGGGACCTTACATCCTCGCTTCACGAAACGCTTTCGGGTATTCAGGTCATAAAATCCTTCACGAAGGAAGGCGAGCAGATAGCGAAGCTCAATAAGTACATAGAAAGCCACGCGCGCCACCAGCTGAACGTCAACTTCACGACGTTCATGGTGCACGTCGTAACGGAGGCCTTCGGCGTCATCGCCATAGGGGTGCTCTTTCTCATAGCGATAAAGAGCTCGGCGATGGACTACAGGCTCGTCCTGACGCAGATACTGCCCTTCATATACATAATCGCCCGCATATTGCCCGTCCTGAAGCTTATGAACCAGACGAGGGGAATAATAGTCAGCAGGCTCCCCGCCTTCGACACGGTCTTCGACCTCGTAAGGACCGACAACAAGCCGCAGATCACGGACGGAGAGCTGGTTTATTCCGGCCTAAAAGACGGCATAACGTTCGATTCCGTGACATTCTCCTATAACGAAGGGGAGAGGGCGGCCCTCTCGGAGACGAATTTCTTCATACCCAAGGGAGAGACGACCGCCATAGTCGGCAAATCGGGCGCCGGGAAATCCACGGTCATAAATCTCCTGCTGAGGTTCTACGATCCGCAGTCGGGCAGGATTCTCATCGACGGAAAGCCGCTCCCCGACTACGAGGTGGAATCGTACCTTCGCCACGTCGGCATGGTAAGCCAGGATACATTTATATTCAACGATACCGTCAGGAATAATATAGCTTTCGGCCTCACGGGAGATTACACGGACGATATAATCGTGGACGCGGCGAAGAGGGCGGGGGCCGACGAGTTCATTTCGGCGCTCCCCGAGGGGTACGACACGATGCTCGGCGAGAGGGGCATAAGGCTTTCGGGCGGACAGAGGCAGAGGATTTCGATCGCCAGGGCGACGCTCAAAAACCCCGAGATCCTGATTCTCGACGAGGCCACCAGCTCCCTCGATACGGCCACCGAGCAGCTCATACACAGGGCGATAACAGAGCTCAGCCGGAACAGGACGGTTATCATTATAGCGCACAGGTTCTCGACGATTAAAAACGCGGACCAGATCATCGTGCTCAAGGACGGCAGGGTCGTCGAATCCGGCGGGGAATCGGAGCTCATGAAGCTTAAGGGCGAATTTTACAGGCTCGCCACGACCGGAAGTTAG
- a CDS encoding LLM class flavin-dependent oxidoreductase encodes MKFGVGYYSLQSPPHNPRPHKELYPEMLDEISLADQMGFDSAWLTEHHFLEDGYCPSSLVAAAAIAARTKNVRIGTGVLLMPLHDPVRVAEDAAVVDLISGGRLILGLGLGYRQEEFSAFGRTLKERKGRMEESIEILRKGWADEPFSFDGKYYKLENTSVTPKPVQKPIPVWIGAFTEPAIRRAARIGAPLFVPAIGVIPIVKYLFDMHAGLLEEYGRNPADFEKPLVREMYISDEGADKVWEKIKEHVTYTAKGYASWGSMVDRDGNLLSDPSDPILYDIAREQSIIGTPEECIETIKRYQEALPVDNLICRFKFPGITHDEAVRSMKLFVEKVLPEVS; translated from the coding sequence ATGAAATTCGGTGTTGGATATTATAGTCTTCAGTCCCCGCCCCACAACCCCAGACCGCATAAGGAGCTTTATCCCGAGATGCTCGACGAAATAAGCCTCGCGGACCAGATGGGTTTCGATTCCGCGTGGCTCACCGAGCACCATTTCCTGGAAGACGGCTACTGCCCGTCCTCTCTCGTTGCGGCCGCCGCCATCGCCGCCAGGACAAAGAATGTCCGCATAGGAACGGGGGTTCTCCTCATGCCTCTCCACGACCCGGTAAGGGTCGCCGAGGACGCCGCCGTCGTAGACCTCATTTCAGGCGGACGGCTTATACTGGGCCTCGGGCTCGGATACCGCCAGGAGGAGTTCTCGGCCTTCGGAAGGACTCTTAAAGAAAGAAAGGGCAGGATGGAAGAGAGCATAGAAATACTCCGGAAGGGCTGGGCCGACGAGCCGTTCAGCTTCGACGGTAAATACTATAAATTAGAGAACACCAGCGTTACTCCGAAACCGGTTCAAAAGCCCATCCCGGTATGGATAGGGGCGTTTACCGAGCCCGCTATACGGAGGGCCGCCAGGATAGGGGCGCCGCTCTTCGTGCCGGCTATAGGGGTTATTCCTATCGTGAAGTATCTTTTCGACATGCACGCGGGGCTGCTCGAAGAATACGGCAGGAACCCGGCGGATTTCGAAAAGCCGCTCGTGCGGGAGATGTACATATCCGACGAGGGCGCCGACAAAGTATGGGAGAAGATAAAGGAGCACGTTACGTATACGGCCAAGGGATATGCGTCGTGGGGGTCGATGGTGGACCGCGACGGCAACCTGCTGTCGGATCCGAGCGATCCGATTCTTTACGACATAGCGAGGGAGCAGTCGATAATAGGAACGCCAGAGGAGTGCATAGAGACCATAAAGCGGTACCAGGAAGCTCTGCCCGTCGATAACCTCATCTGCAGGTTCAAGTTCCCGGGCATAACACACGACGAGGCGGTGAGGTCCATGAAGCTCTTCGTCGAAAAGGTGCTGCCGGAAGTTTCCTGA
- a CDS encoding Xaa-Pro peptidase family protein — protein sequence MKKDAILIIDTSEENADLYYKTRFFVPDPVIYLEHDGEKILVLSDLEIDRGRKAATVDSVIPLSDLQRRLLAEKKRPKLIDAAALLLGDRKIKKVTVPGRFGLKYADELRNEGFKVASALAEPLFMERLRKTPEEVRFIKDALVKTAQAMDAAVKMIAASEVRKNRLYLDGKPLTSERVKGEIDSFLSRAGFLAAHTIVACGIHSSMPHDSGHGPLFAGKPIVLDIFPRSQKTGYFGDMTRTVIKGEPTKGLLDMYDTVLEGQKLAIDMIGPGVAVKDVHKAVVDYFDSRGYKTGAVDGRTEGFIHSTGHGLGLEIHEPPRVGMGDEVLEEGNVVTVEPGLYYARTGGIRIEDVVVVEKKGCRNLTRYPKKFRL from the coding sequence ATGAAGAAGGACGCCATCCTCATAATCGACACGAGCGAAGAAAACGCCGACCTTTACTACAAAACCAGGTTCTTCGTTCCGGACCCCGTCATTTATCTCGAACACGACGGCGAAAAAATCCTCGTCCTGAGCGATCTCGAAATCGACAGGGGCAGGAAAGCGGCGACTGTGGACAGCGTTATCCCGCTTTCCGACCTTCAGCGAAGGCTCCTTGCCGAAAAGAAGCGCCCGAAGCTGATAGATGCGGCGGCGCTTCTGCTCGGGGACAGGAAGATAAAGAAGGTTACGGTCCCGGGGAGGTTCGGGCTCAAGTACGCCGACGAGCTAAGGAACGAGGGATTCAAGGTCGCGTCCGCCCTCGCCGAGCCGCTCTTCATGGAAAGGCTCAGGAAAACACCCGAGGAGGTAAGGTTCATAAAGGACGCCCTCGTCAAGACGGCGCAGGCCATGGACGCCGCCGTAAAGATGATAGCCGCATCCGAGGTCCGTAAGAACAGGCTTTATCTCGACGGAAAGCCTCTCACTTCAGAGAGGGTGAAGGGCGAGATCGACTCCTTTCTCTCAAGAGCCGGTTTCTTGGCCGCCCATACCATAGTGGCGTGCGGCATTCATTCCTCGATGCCCCACGATTCGGGACATGGGCCCCTTTTCGCGGGTAAGCCCATAGTCCTTGACATATTCCCGAGATCGCAGAAAACAGGCTACTTCGGGGATATGACGAGGACCGTAATAAAAGGCGAGCCGACGAAAGGGCTCCTGGACATGTACGACACAGTCCTCGAGGGCCAGAAGCTCGCAATAGACATGATCGGGCCCGGCGTTGCCGTGAAGGACGTTCACAAGGCCGTCGTCGATTACTTCGACAGCCGCGGGTACAAAACGGGAGCCGTAGACGGCAGGACAGAAGGGTTCATTCACTCGACCGGGCACGGGCTCGGACTCGAAATACACGAGCCGCCTAGGGTCGGGATGGGGGACGAGGTGCTCGAAGAAGGGAACGTCGTCACGGTCGAGCCCGGTCTCTACTACGCCAGGACGGGCGGCATAAGAATAGAAGATGTGGTAGTAGTCGAAAAGAAAGGCTGCAGGAACCTCACGAGATATCCTAAAAAATTCAGGCTCTAG
- the erpA gene encoding iron-sulfur cluster insertion protein ErpA, whose amino-acid sequence MIIRGRRFCMFTVTNKAAEEIKRLLNEEDIPNAVLRVRVVPGGCSGFSYEMGFDDETEESDQIIENDGVMVAIDELSFPYLEGAVLDYKDGLNGTGFSINNPNAKGSCGCGSSFTA is encoded by the coding sequence ATTATCATTAGAGGGAGGCGGTTCTGTATGTTTACTGTAACGAATAAAGCGGCAGAAGAGATAAAAAGGCTTTTAAATGAAGAGGATATACCGAACGCCGTGCTCAGGGTAAGGGTGGTTCCGGGCGGCTGCTCGGGGTTTTCCTACGAGATGGGATTTGACGACGAAACCGAAGAGTCCGATCAGATTATCGAGAACGATGGCGTAATGGTAGCGATAGACGAGCTCAGCTTTCCTTACCTCGAAGGCGCGGTGCTCGACTACAAAGACGGGCTCAACGGCACGGGGTTTTCCATCAATAACCCGAACGCCAAAGGCTCCTGCGGCTGCGGCTCGTCCTTCACGGCCTAA
- a CDS encoding LLM class flavin-dependent oxidoreductase, whose amino-acid sequence MSADTNPKLRFGLWYDFRNPPEWRRPYTEVYAEVLDQVAWAEDNGFDDVWLQEHHFHDDGFSSSVMTIAAAIAARTKKIRIGTGVMLLPLHNPVRVAEDGATVDILSGGRFQLGVGNGYKVEEFESFGISRKERGGRSNEGLEIIRRLWEGETLTFEGKYYEIHNARLAPEPVQKPRPPLWVGGFSPAGARRAARLGDGFLGTGPIKELYEEYVAELKRLGKPTTNLKVAGGYFWLIASEDPEKTWNEAVDHVLYQLNGYAEWFEKAGMPLLPYVRDAGHLKELGIFNVADPDTCIEMIRAYVKEVPITNFYSFTIPPGLPASWAQPHLELFAKKVIPAFM is encoded by the coding sequence ATGAGCGCCGATACAAATCCAAAACTGCGTTTCGGACTGTGGTACGACTTTCGCAACCCGCCGGAGTGGCGCCGGCCGTACACGGAGGTATACGCCGAAGTGCTCGACCAGGTGGCCTGGGCCGAGGACAACGGCTTTGATGACGTCTGGCTCCAGGAGCACCACTTCCACGACGACGGCTTTTCGTCGTCGGTGATGACGATAGCGGCTGCCATCGCGGCGAGGACGAAAAAGATACGCATAGGAACGGGCGTCATGCTTCTGCCGCTCCACAACCCCGTACGCGTGGCCGAGGACGGTGCGACCGTGGACATACTGTCGGGCGGCAGGTTTCAGCTCGGCGTCGGGAACGGGTACAAGGTCGAGGAGTTCGAGAGCTTCGGCATCTCCCGAAAGGAGCGCGGCGGCCGCTCGAACGAGGGGCTCGAAATCATACGCCGCCTGTGGGAAGGCGAAACGCTCACGTTCGAGGGTAAATATTACGAGATACATAACGCGAGGCTCGCGCCCGAGCCCGTCCAAAAGCCCCGCCCTCCCCTCTGGGTCGGCGGATTCAGCCCGGCGGGGGCAAGACGCGCCGCAAGACTCGGGGACGGATTTTTAGGCACCGGGCCTATAAAAGAGCTCTACGAAGAATATGTCGCCGAGCTTAAGAGGCTCGGAAAGCCGACGACGAATCTCAAGGTCGCGGGCGGCTATTTCTGGCTCATAGCTTCCGAAGACCCGGAAAAGACGTGGAACGAGGCAGTGGACCACGTCCTTTACCAGCTTAACGGCTACGCCGAATGGTTCGAGAAGGCCGGGATGCCGCTCCTGCCCTACGTACGCGACGCCGGGCATTTAAAGGAGCTCGGCATTTTCAACGTCGCCGACCCGGACACGTGCATCGAGATGATAAGGGCATACGTGAAAGAGGTGCCCATCACGAATTTCTATTCCTTCACGATACCGCCCGGGCTCCCCGCGAGCTGGGCGCAGCCGCATCTTGAGCTTTTCGCGAAGAAGGTCATACCGGCCTTCATGTAA
- the mazG gene encoding nucleoside triphosphate pyrophosphohydrolase — MKKTFDDLVELSRHLRGPEGCPWDKEQTLDTLRPYIIEEAYEVVQAIEQKDKDELIEELGDLFYEVLFASQIASDEGAFEIGDVIDRLHKKLVSRHPHVFGEEKAANAEEAVKRWHAQKLKEKSRKRRLLHIPRTMPSLLRAQRVGEKASQVGFDWRSAGEVLEKVREELSELETEIKSGDEKGVEKEWGDLVFSLVNLGRHLKLDSEGTAHKAIDGFIERFGYIEDKAEADGKQVSDLTPDEMNELWEDVKKRERG; from the coding sequence ATGAAAAAGACATTCGACGACCTCGTAGAGCTGTCGCGGCACCTGAGGGGGCCCGAGGGATGCCCCTGGGACAAGGAGCAGACCCTCGATACGCTCCGGCCTTACATCATCGAGGAGGCGTACGAGGTCGTGCAGGCAATAGAGCAGAAGGACAAAGACGAGCTCATCGAGGAGCTCGGCGACCTCTTTTACGAAGTTCTCTTCGCCTCGCAGATAGCCTCGGACGAAGGGGCGTTCGAAATTGGGGACGTCATAGACAGGCTCCACAAAAAGCTCGTCAGCAGGCACCCGCACGTCTTCGGCGAGGAGAAGGCGGCCAACGCGGAGGAAGCGGTGAAGAGATGGCACGCGCAGAAGCTGAAAGAGAAGTCTCGGAAGAGAAGGCTCCTTCACATCCCGCGCACGATGCCGTCCCTTCTCCGCGCGCAGCGCGTGGGCGAGAAGGCCTCGCAGGTTGGGTTCGACTGGCGGAGCGCCGGCGAGGTGCTCGAAAAGGTGCGCGAAGAGCTGTCGGAGCTGGAAACGGAGATCAAGTCCGGCGACGAAAAGGGCGTCGAGAAGGAGTGGGGCGACCTCGTCTTTTCGCTCGTAAACCTCGGAAGGCATCTTAAGCTCGACTCCGAAGGAACGGCTCACAAGGCCATAGACGGGTTCATCGAGCGGTTCGGTTATATAGAAGACAAGGCCGAGGCCGATGGAAAGCAGGTCTCGGACCTGACTCCGGACGAGATGAACGAGCTCTGGGAAGATGTGAAGAAGCGGGAGCGCGGGTAG
- a CDS encoding DUF4149 domain-containing protein — translation MQTALKFLYTLSISLWVGSIFFFSFMAAPSIFKVLPRETAGNVVSDIFPKYYMVGYVCGVVTLITAAVLWLVYSSRGGIVNYLRIGGLVLMLGLSLYAGQVVRPVAAETRAEMRTLTEGSPGYQAVHNKFRLLHARSAIMNISVFVLGIAILVINAYTNRE, via the coding sequence ATGCAAACGGCTCTTAAATTCCTTTACACGCTCTCGATCTCGCTCTGGGTGGGCAGCATATTCTTTTTCTCCTTCATGGCTGCGCCGAGCATATTCAAGGTGCTCCCGAGGGAGACGGCCGGGAACGTCGTTTCGGACATATTCCCGAAATATTACATGGTGGGTTACGTATGCGGCGTGGTCACGCTAATTACCGCTGCGGTGCTTTGGCTCGTCTACAGCAGCCGGGGAGGCATCGTGAACTACCTCAGGATAGGAGGGCTCGTCCTTATGCTGGGGCTTTCGCTCTACGCGGGCCAGGTCGTCCGCCCGGTGGCCGCGGAGACGAGGGCCGAGATGAGGACGCTCACCGAGGGGTCGCCCGGCTACCAGGCGGTACACAATAAATTCAGGCTCCTCCACGCCCGTTCCGCCATAATGAACATAAGCGTATTCGTGCTCGGAATTGCCATATTGGTAATTAATGCCTATACTAATAGGGAGTAA
- a CDS encoding NADH-quinone oxidoreductase subunit I translates to MAIKIKVLKHPELTWYEKLYLPQIVHGLYLTIMHLIKFRPITVQYPEEVKELPPRYRGLHVMPGDDDGEIRCVACKLCEVACPTQAISIVAEPADDYGIERRPKVYNIDFMRCVFCGFCVEACPCDALRMGMKYELASYNRAGLVHTKEVFFDPNVISQAPRDNANFLYEMGKGNILDKPEEIEKVKKLTGTYTSSD, encoded by the coding sequence ATGGCTATCAAAATCAAGGTACTCAAGCATCCTGAGCTCACGTGGTACGAGAAGCTCTATCTTCCGCAGATAGTGCACGGGCTCTATCTTACCATTATGCACCTGATTAAATTCCGGCCGATAACCGTCCAGTACCCCGAAGAGGTAAAGGAGCTTCCGCCGAGATACAGGGGGCTTCACGTCATGCCGGGAGACGACGACGGCGAAATAAGATGCGTCGCCTGCAAGCTGTGCGAGGTCGCCTGCCCGACGCAGGCCATATCGATAGTGGCCGAGCCGGCGGACGATTACGGAATCGAGAGAAGGCCCAAGGTCTACAACATCGATTTCATGAGATGCGTCTTCTGCGGATTCTGTGTCGAGGCCTGCCCTTGCGATGCGCTCCGCATGGGGATGAAATACGAGCTCGCTTCTTACAACCGCGCCGGGCTCGTCCACACCAAAGAAGTCTTCTTCGACCCGAACGTCATAAGCCAGGCGCCGAGGGACAACGCCAACTTCCTCTACGAGATGGGCAAGGGGAATATTCTCGACAAGCCCGAAGAAATCGAAAAGGTCAAAAAGCTCACCGGAACGTACACCTCATCCGACTGA
- a CDS encoding carboxyl transferase domain-containing protein, with the protein MTSKLTTIHEQARSYEKIKSGEIIDSLYKNFVPYNEIPDFPMQYVTRTGQIIDIVDDPAVIVGTAQLRKTNKKVAVIAQQMPSSDADRTRLNYGLVKADGYALALSMMTYAEENGLMLHTYIDTIGGDPFEYSAGKLQSWLISDCQARMISLKTKTISIVLGSGGSGGAIAFQLAHRRFMLARAEYSVITAEGCSAILFRSADKIEEALEVLQPTSDYMLKYGIVDSVIKEPPLTSSDYKKKVLANIEKAIVSASEELEKTDVNYLRENLVKKIQECGGVETSEHTYQAIAKKIRSWLPHYSFGKAPTPEVSHMQLALYGAEPHFCNDEKDPEGKIVRAGCRKHFAKEEFQRNYFACPYCEKPNPIGGHEYLDILLDIDSFHELHSDLSVEDIDNRFNFYDYSDARRKSSGRSESKDSLIVGYGDMYGLPVAIAVSEFRFMGGSMGAVFGEKMKLIVDYAIARGLPLVVVTASGGARMQEGTIALYQMAKTISSIIRLKNAGLPFISVLGHPTTGGALASYAVQGDFIISERKATVAFAGDRVVKLTSGGRGVDPGTMTAEFFSKKGGIHLVTERSQLKAAISGILRLTPWLRADNGQSQKEQQ; encoded by the coding sequence ATGACCTCGAAGCTGACTACGATACACGAACAGGCAAGGTCCTACGAAAAGATTAAATCAGGGGAGATAATCGACTCGCTTTACAAGAATTTCGTGCCTTACAACGAGATTCCCGATTTCCCCATGCAGTACGTCACGAGGACGGGACAGATCATCGACATCGTTGACGACCCCGCCGTCATAGTAGGCACTGCGCAGTTAAGAAAAACCAACAAAAAGGTCGCCGTCATAGCCCAGCAGATGCCGTCGAGCGACGCCGACAGGACGAGGCTCAACTACGGCCTCGTGAAGGCGGACGGTTATGCGCTGGCGCTTAGCATGATGACCTACGCCGAGGAAAACGGGCTCATGCTGCATACGTACATCGACACCATCGGCGGCGACCCGTTCGAATATTCGGCCGGGAAACTCCAGTCGTGGCTGATTTCTGACTGCCAGGCCCGGATGATATCCCTCAAGACCAAGACCATATCGATAGTCCTCGGCAGCGGCGGCAGCGGCGGCGCGATAGCGTTTCAGCTAGCCCACAGGAGATTCATGCTCGCCCGGGCCGAGTACTCGGTCATCACCGCAGAGGGGTGCTCCGCCATACTCTTCAGGAGCGCAGATAAGATAGAGGAAGCTCTGGAGGTCCTCCAGCCGACGTCCGACTACATGCTGAAGTACGGCATCGTTGACAGCGTTATAAAAGAGCCGCCGCTGACCTCTTCGGACTACAAGAAAAAGGTGCTCGCTAATATCGAGAAAGCCATAGTATCCGCCTCTGAAGAGCTCGAAAAGACGGACGTAAACTATCTTCGGGAAAACCTCGTTAAGAAAATTCAGGAATGCGGCGGGGTTGAAACTTCCGAGCATACGTACCAGGCCATAGCCAAAAAGATAAGAAGCTGGCTCCCGCATTATTCCTTCGGCAAGGCCCCCACACCCGAAGTTTCCCACATGCAGCTTGCGCTCTACGGGGCAGAGCCTCATTTCTGCAACGACGAGAAAGACCCCGAAGGCAAGATAGTCAGGGCCGGGTGCAGGAAGCATTTCGCGAAAGAGGAATTCCAGAGGAACTATTTCGCCTGCCCCTACTGCGAAAAGCCTAACCCTATAGGCGGGCACGAATACCTCGACATTCTTCTGGACATAGACTCGTTTCACGAGCTTCATTCTGACCTCAGCGTCGAGGACATCGACAACCGCTTTAATTTCTACGATTACAGCGACGCCAGGAGGAAGAGCTCCGGGCGGTCCGAATCGAAGGACTCGCTCATCGTCGGCTACGGTGACATGTACGGCCTGCCGGTCGCTATTGCAGTGAGTGAATTCAGGTTCATGGGCGGCTCCATGGGGGCTGTGTTCGGGGAAAAGATGAAGCTTATCGTAGACTACGCCATAGCCCGGGGGCTTCCGCTCGTCGTCGTCACGGCATCGGGCGGCGCGAGGATGCAGGAGGGCACGATCGCCCTTTACCAGATGGCGAAAACGATTTCCTCCATAATAAGGCTCAAGAATGCCGGGCTGCCGTTCATATCCGTCCTCGGCCATCCGACCACGGGCGGGGCGCTCGCGAGCTACGCCGTCCAGGGCGATTTCATAATCTCCGAAAGGAAGGCGACGGTGGCGTTTGCCGGTGACAGGGTCGTAAAGCTCACGAGCGGCGGCAGGGGGGTCGATCCCGGGACGATGACGGCGGAGTTTTTCTCGAAAAAAGGCGGCATACACCTCGTCACCGAAAGAAGCCAGCTCAAGGCCGCCATCTCCGGCATACTCAGGCTTACCCCGTGGTTAAGAGCCGATAATGGTCAAAGCCAGAAAGAGCAGCAATAG
- a CDS encoding glycosyltransferase gives MNSKNPDISVVIPVHNGEVYLSMCLHALKASFHTEFETIVVDDGSRDGSAALAKGFGVKVLELGRNYGPAAARNEGAAAAVAPIVLFLDADVLVRGDTITRILDTFSRNPEIAAVFGSYDTEPSAPDFLSQYRNLLHHYVHQKSRSDASTFWSGCGAVKKDVFMEMGGFDRVRFSKPSIEDIELGYRMKRKGHRILLDKELQVKHLKEWGFWSMLRTDVSRRAVPWSKLILESGFSPRDLNVSVADRVSAALVGMLSIAVLVVVFAALFGSAGTLYPALILSAVLVISLILLNRYLYVFFLEERGLGFTLLAIPVHFLYFFYSAASYGLCWLGKKLSKRK, from the coding sequence ATGAATTCCAAAAATCCCGACATATCGGTCGTCATACCCGTCCACAACGGGGAAGTGTATTTGTCGATGTGCCTTCACGCGCTTAAGGCGTCGTTTCATACGGAGTTCGAGACGATAGTGGTGGACGACGGCTCAAGGGACGGCTCGGCGGCGTTAGCGAAAGGCTTCGGCGTCAAGGTCCTCGAGCTGGGGCGGAACTACGGCCCCGCAGCCGCCAGGAACGAAGGGGCCGCAGCCGCCGTAGCGCCGATTGTGCTGTTCCTCGACGCGGACGTGCTCGTGAGGGGCGACACCATCACGCGCATACTCGATACCTTCTCCAGGAATCCGGAAATAGCCGCCGTATTCGGCTCGTATGACACTGAGCCGTCGGCGCCCGATTTTCTGTCTCAATACCGAAACCTTCTGCATCATTACGTTCACCAGAAATCCCGGAGCGATGCGAGCACGTTCTGGTCGGGCTGCGGCGCGGTAAAAAAGGACGTATTCATGGAGATGGGCGGGTTCGACAGGGTGCGTTTCTCGAAACCTTCGATCGAGGACATAGAGCTCGGGTACAGGATGAAGCGGAAGGGACACAGAATACTCCTCGACAAGGAGCTTCAGGTGAAGCATCTTAAGGAGTGGGGCTTCTGGTCGATGCTCAGAACCGACGTATCCCGGCGCGCAGTGCCGTGGTCGAAGCTTATACTCGAAAGCGGATTCTCGCCCAGGGACCTCAACGTCAGCGTCGCCGACAGGGTGAGCGCGGCCCTCGTGGGCATGCTGTCAATCGCCGTTCTGGTTGTCGTCTTCGCGGCCCTGTTCGGGAGCGCGGGGACTCTCTACCCGGCGCTTATACTATCGGCCGTACTGGTCATTTCGTTGATACTGCTTAACAGATACCTCTACGTCTTTTTCCTCGAAGAGAGGGGGCTCGGCTTCACGCTTCTCGCCATACCCGTGCACTTTCTCTATTTTTTCTACAGCGCGGCCTCGTACGGCTTATGCTGGCTCGGAAAGAAATTGTCGAAGCGAAAATAG